The genomic stretch TTCTCTGCTTTCAGTTTCCTATTTAAATCCCGAAGAAGGGAGATGTGTTCTGACTTCAGAGCAGATTGAAATGGCATTGACTCCTAGGACCTCAGCAATCATCTTGGGTTGGGTAAATAGTGAGACTGGTGCTAAAGCCGACATAGCTGCTATAGCCCACTTCGCCCAAAAAAGGCAGTTGCAATTTATTGTGGACGCTACTGCAATTGTAGGTAAGGAACGGATCACCCTTCCTCCTGGTGTCACTATGACAGCATTCAGCGGACATAAATTTCACGCGTTGTCTGGAATTGGAGCTCTTTTGATTTCTCCAAGCGTCAAGCTAAACCCCCAGCTATGGGGAGGAGCCCAGCAAGGAGGACTCCGCGCAGGAACAGAAAATCTTTGGGGTATCGCATCGCTGCTTTATGTTTTCAAATACCTGGATCTTTACCAAGATCGTCTTTCTCAGGAAATTCTTACCCATAGAAATACTTTTGAAGAGGGGATCAAAGCATGCATTCCTAATGTCCATATTCATTGTGCAAGCCAGCCCCGGGTAAACAACGTCTCAACAATCGCTTTTCCCCCAGTGGAGGGCGAGGTCTTGCAAATAGCCTTGGATATGGAAGGAGTGGCTTGTGGTTACGGATCTGCATGCTCTTCAGGAGCTACCGCGCCCTTTAAATCTCTTGTCAGCATGGGTCTTTCTGAGGAATTGACTCTGTCAACGCTACGGTTTTCTTTTAGTCATGTTCTCTTGCAAAAAGAAATCGAAAGAGCTGTTGGAATTGTAGAGAAAGTCGTAGGGCGCTTAAGAAATCCCTGGTAAGCTTCGAAAGACATCAAACGTATTGCCTTTCCTAATTTTAATCGTATCTAAGATCAAAGAACACGTTGTACTATTCCTTCAGAATCTAGGAAAGCAAGTTTTTAATTGAGACGGTTTTTATCCCAGATAAAGACATCTCTTTAACTTCTAACAGCAAGTTGTTAATGATTACAGAAGTTCCCACTTCTGCAGGGGTGTCTAGAAGTTGCAATACCAATTGGGCTAGGGTTTCTACAGGATACTTCGGAAACTGAATATCGAGTTCTTTTTGCAGGTCTTTTATACGTGAGTTGCCAGGAAATGTTCTTTCAATAACAGAGATTGTCTTTGGTTTTAGATGAGCAATGTTTGTGGTATTGAATAAGATTTTGAAAATAGCATTTAAGCTAAGGATACCTACAGGTTCACCAGAAGTATTAAGGACAACAGCAACACTCGAACGGTTGTCTCGAAACTCTTTAAGGATACGAATGAGTTTTGATTTTGCAGTAATAAACCAAGGAGAGTGTAGATTATTGATAAGAGCTTCATCAAGAGCTTTATTAACAAAGTCTTTAGGGCGGGCAATCCCAATAATGTTTTTACGAGCCTTATGATAAACAGGAACAAGGTCTATATCAGTATTTTTTATAGTACGACAGAAATCTTTAACATTTGCAGAAGAAGGAAGCATCGTAACCTGTGCTAAAGGTTGGCATACCTGGTCCGCACAAGTCGCACTTAAAGAAAAAATATTTGTAGCAATTGTATTGAAATCTTGTTCTTCATGATGAGTCTCTAAAGCTTTTTGAAACTCATCCCTACTTAATGTAGAATTCAACTTTTCTTTTTTAATATTTAGAAGATAGTAAAGGCTTTCGGTAAGACTTCCTATTAGTTGAATGAGGGGGTAGAAAATGTAATGAGAATAATAGAGAATCGGGGCTCCCCAAAGTGCTAATTTTTCAGGAATTTTTCGTGATATTGTTAGGGGTAGAAGTTCTGCAAAAATCACGACTAAAAAAATTTGGGTAAAAGGAGCGTAGTCTGGAGCAATTCCTAAAGCTCGATAGCAATTTCTCGAAGATTCTGAGCCTATTTGCAGAGCGATATTTACTCCTAGCATCACCGTCCCGAATAGGCGATAGGGTCGGCGAATCAGAAAATTAATATAACGAGCTTTCTTATGATCTTTAGTCAGATAATATTGTAACCGTACACGGTTAAATGAGACGCAGGCCATTTCCATCATGGAATAGAACCCTTGTAAGACAATACAGATGATGTTAAATCCTAGCCAAAAGAGAGCAGAATCAGTCATACAATTTCCTTATGTAAACACGGCGGACGCGATTCGGAGCTGCATCTAGTACTTGAAAAAGCAAGTTATTCCAAGTCAGTTTCATTCCTGTTGTTGGGATCGTCCCCATTTGCTCTATTAACCACCCCCCGACAGTCGCAATATTGTTGTTAGTTGGTAGGTTTACATCGAAGATTTCACTAAACTCACGGAGTTCTAAGGTTCCTGCGGCAATAATGACGTCAGCTCCTGAAGTGGTGTAGAGTACTTTATTATCTCTCTGGTCTACAATTTCTCCAGCAACAATTTCAAAGAGGTCTTCTTGAGTAATCAGTCCTTCAATAGAGCCGTATTCATCAATGATCATCCCTAGAGTTTCATCTTCAGCTGCCATATGACACAAAGCCATTTTTGCAGAGATTGTTTCTGGCATATAATAAGGTTTTTTTAACAAAGGGAGAAGCTCATCTGAAGATTGTAGTGGCTTGTCATGTAAAAGAAGAGAGCGAGCTGTGCAAATGCCCAGGAGGTTTTGGAGGTTATCATTACATACAGGAACCCGTGAGCAATGTTGTTTAGAAAATAAAAGATAGAGGTTCTCTAAAGGTGTTTGGATATCGTAAAATAAAATATTCTGACGTGGTTGCATGCGTTCTTTAACACTACAGTCACTAAGAGAAAGGTACCCATAGAGTAAACGACTTTCTTCTTGGTTTACTACGCCAAAATCCTTACAACTTTGCAATACTTCCTTAAGTTCTTTTGGTTGAATGATATCTATCTGTTGCTTCGATAAAATCCATTGGACTACGTAGTTAATTCCTGTAATACCCCATTGGAGTAGAGGTTTGAAGATCTTAGTAACACAAAGAACTAGGGGAGCGACAGAACTAGCAATCTGTGTATTAAAAGGAAGAGCTACCGCTTTTGGGAGAATTTCTCCTAAGATTAAAGTAATTGCTAAAGGGAGACCTACAGTAAACCACCACGAAGCTGTATCTCCAAATAGAATAGCAAAGCAGTTTTGAACCGCAATATTGAGCCCGATATCACAAAAAATTAAGGTGATAAGCACGTGGTGAGGATGTAGAAGAAGGGTAGCTACTCGCTGTTGTTTCTTAGATTTAGAGCGTTTGTAGTGGGAGATCAGACTTGTAGGCAAGGAAAATAGAGCAATTTGAGATAATGAAATGAATCCAGAGCACAGGGTAAAACAAACAATAAGGAAAACTAACACTGTAGGAATCATCGTCTTTTTTCAGGCCTTACTTTCTGATTGTTGCTTTGGGGCAATACATATTTTCATATAGCCTTTAGGAATGAGGCCAAGACGCTGAATTAAAGCAGCTTCTATGGCAGTGGAGTCCTGCCAGTGTTGAAGATGTAATTGGAGCTGACGCTGCTCTTCTTGAGCAGAAAAAATTTCCTTGCATAAAGAAGAGACCTTGCTTTGTAGGCGTAACTCTTCTACATGTAACTTCTGGATAGCACGATCATAAACAAAACCGCCAATGAGAATGCTAAGGATCACCCACCAAGAGTTGACCATCGCTTCTTCTAATAATCTGAAGCCCCAGCTTTTTTCCCTTACTGAAACTTTAGACACAAGGTACGGTGATGCCTTGTTGCTTTTGATACTTTCCTTTTCTGTCGGCATAAGAAACCTCACAGGCCATACGAGACTCAAAGAATAAGACCTGAGCAATCCCTTCATTGGCATAAATTTTTGCTGGCAATGGCGTGGTGTTGGAAATTTCTATAGTCACATACCCTTCCCACTCGGGCTCAAAGGGTGTGACATTCACGATAATTCCACATCGTGCATACGTAGACTTACCTATACACATCGTCAAGACATTTCTAGGTATTCGAAAATACTCAACGCTACGAGCTAGAGCAAAAGAATTTGGAGGGACAATACAGACGTCATCAGTAATAGAGATAAAGATATCCTCAGTAAAACATTTTGGATCAATAACAGAGTTATAGACATTAGTGAAAACTTTGAACTCCCGAGACAAACGGAGATCGTAACCATAACTTGATAGGCCGTAACTTATCAGCTTTTCTCCTGTTTCCTCATTTACATTCACTTGGCCATTAACAAAGGGATGGATCATACCATCATTTAGTGCCTTCTCTCGTATCCACGTATCTTCTTTTATGCTCATTTAGAAACCTTAACAGTTTAAAATTGCTTTCTTAATGATATTCTGTTTTTCAATTTGCTGATTTTGGGGAACTTTTCTAAGTATAAGATAGACATCGATTCTGTCCTGAAAAGACCAGTTATATAAACAAGAAAAGGCTATCCCAAGGGCTACAATTTTATCATGGAACCTAGAGGCAATGTTAGATAATCCCAAGGGAAAAAGGCAAACCTTATTTTTAGAGAAAACTTAAGGTAGGCCAGCTCTTTGATGTTGTAATAGAAGAATCTTACTTATCTTGAATCAATTCATGTAGGGACTTTTGTAAGAACTTGATAATACATCTTTAAATCTTCTCAGCTATATGGCATGTAATTTTTTACTACGAACTTTTGATTAGAAACTATTTTCTTAAAAACAGTTAACTATTTTTAAATTTTTACAGGTTTTTTCTGTTTTAGAAAAAAAGAACTCGGATGAGGAAATGCGATTTTTAGATGACAAAATGAAAACCGTGTTGAAGTTCTACCTATTCCTTTTACTTTAAAACTTCTTCTTTTCTTAATAGGAAAAAGAAGGAAGATGTCCGTAGTGTACTTCTATATATTATCTCATGTACTATGCCTAGTATAGCGGGTGAGTGTTTTTGGTGGGAGTCTGAAGAAAATATAGAATCCACCTAAAGAAAAAATTAGATAGAAGGTTCGTACATGACGCATCAAGCAGCTGTCTTGCATCAGGATAAAAAATTTGATGTATCTTTAAGACCTAGAGGGCTGCAAGAGTTTTATGGACAGCTTCATTTAAAAGAACGTTTAGACTTATTCCTTCGTGCAGCAGTACAACGAGGAGAAGTCCCTGGACACTGCTTGTTTTTCGGACCGCCAGGATTAGGGAAAACCTCACTTGCTCATATTGTTGCTTACACTGTCGGTAAAGGTCTGGTCTTAGCATCAGGACCCCAATTAATCAAACCATCAGATCTATTAGGACTTTTAACTAGTTTGCAAGAAGGAGACGTGTTTTTTATTGACGAAATCCATCGCATGGGGAAAGTTGCCGAAGAATATCTGTATTCTGCGATGGAAGATTTTAAAGTCGATATTACTATAGATTCAGGGCCTGGAGCTCGCTCTGTCCGTGTTGATCTTGCTCCATTCACTTTAGTCGGAGCAACCACTCGATCAGGAATGCTAAGCGAACCTTTAAGAGCACGCTTTGCTTTTAGTGGGAGACTTGCCTACTATTCAGATCAAGATCTAAAGGAGATTGTACTCCGATCGGCACGTTTACTCGGAATAGAAGCTGACAGTTCTGCATTACTAGAAATTGCTAAGAGATCGCGAGGGACTCCGCGATTGGCAAATCATCTTCTACGTTGGGTCAGGGATTTTGCTCAGATGCGAGAAGGAAACTGTATCAATGGCGACGTAGCAGAAAAAGCTTTGGCTATGCTATTAATAGATGAGTGGGGGTTAAATGAAATTGATATCAAACTTCTCACCACAATCATTGACTACTACCAAGGCGGGCCTGTTGGAATTAAAACTTTATCGGTAGCCGTGGGAGAAGATATTAAAACTCTTGAAGATGTTTACGAGCCATTTTTAATTTTAAAAGGTTTAATCAAAAAGACCCCCAGAGGCAGAATGGTAACACAACTTGCTTACGACCATTTAAAAAGACATGCAAAGAATTTACCCAGTTTAGGAGAAGGACAGTGAAACTATTGAAACACGTGCTTTTGAGTCTTTTTTTCAGTATGAGTATCTCAGGATTCTCAGAAGTCAAGGTATCAGATACTTTTATAAAGCAGGCTACTGTTGTCGAACCTAAAATTCGAGTCCTTCTATCTGGTGAAAGTACTACAGCTCTCATAGAAGCGAAAGGTCCTTATCGTATTTATGGAGATAACGTTTTTTTAGATA from Candidatus Chlamydia corallus encodes the following:
- a CDS encoding cysteine desulfurase family protein, with product MIYLDNNAMTPPEFGLLEFLQKTFVIDQTYANPSSVHQLGKKSHQLVLEASEWIQKVLSFRGRVLYTSGATESLNLAIASLPKGSHVITSASEHPAILEPLKHSLLSVSYLNPEEGRCVLTSEQIEMALTPRTSAIILGWVNSETGAKADIAAIAHFAQKRQLQFIVDATAIVGKERITLPPGVTMTAFSGHKFHALSGIGALLISPSVKLNPQLWGGAQQGGLRAGTENLWGIASLLYVFKYLDLYQDRLSQEILTHRNTFEEGIKACIPNVHIHCASQPRVNNVSTIAFPPVEGEVLQIALDMEGVACGYGSACSSGATAPFKSLVSMGLSEELTLSTLRFSFSHVLLQKEIERAVGIVEKVVGRLRNPW
- a CDS encoding CNNM domain-containing protein produces the protein MTDSALFWLGFNIICIVLQGFYSMMEMACVSFNRVRLQYYLTKDHKKARYINFLIRRPYRLFGTVMLGVNIALQIGSESSRNCYRALGIAPDYAPFTQIFLVVIFAELLPLTISRKIPEKLALWGAPILYYSHYIFYPLIQLIGSLTESLYYLLNIKKEKLNSTLSRDEFQKALETHHEEQDFNTIATNIFSLSATCADQVCQPLAQVTMLPSSANVKDFCRTIKNTDIDLVPVYHKARKNIIGIARPKDFVNKALDEALINNLHSPWFITAKSKLIRILKEFRDNRSSVAVVLNTSGEPVGILSLNAIFKILFNTTNIAHLKPKTISVIERTFPGNSRIKDLQKELDIQFPKYPVETLAQLVLQLLDTPAEVGTSVIINNLLLEVKEMSLSGIKTVSIKNLLS
- a CDS encoding hemolysin family protein gives rise to the protein MIPTVLVFLIVCFTLCSGFISLSQIALFSLPTSLISHYKRSKSKKQQRVATLLLHPHHVLITLIFCDIGLNIAVQNCFAILFGDTASWWFTVGLPLAITLILGEILPKAVALPFNTQIASSVAPLVLCVTKIFKPLLQWGITGINYVVQWILSKQQIDIIQPKELKEVLQSCKDFGVVNQEESRLLYGYLSLSDCSVKERMQPRQNILFYDIQTPLENLYLLFSKQHCSRVPVCNDNLQNLLGICTARSLLLHDKPLQSSDELLPLLKKPYYMPETISAKMALCHMAAEDETLGMIIDEYGSIEGLITQEDLFEIVAGEIVDQRDNKVLYTTSGADVIIAAGTLELREFSEIFDVNLPTNNNIATVGGWLIEQMGTIPTTGMKLTWNNLLFQVLDAAPNRVRRVYIRKLYD
- the dcd gene encoding dCTP deaminase; this translates as MSIKEDTWIREKALNDGMIHPFVNGQVNVNEETGEKLISYGLSSYGYDLRLSREFKVFTNVYNSVIDPKCFTEDIFISITDDVCIVPPNSFALARSVEYFRIPRNVLTMCIGKSTYARCGIIVNVTPFEPEWEGYVTIEISNTTPLPAKIYANEGIAQVLFFESRMACEVSYADRKGKYQKQQGITVPCV
- the ruvB gene encoding Holliday junction branch migration DNA helicase RuvB; protein product: MTHQAAVLHQDKKFDVSLRPRGLQEFYGQLHLKERLDLFLRAAVQRGEVPGHCLFFGPPGLGKTSLAHIVAYTVGKGLVLASGPQLIKPSDLLGLLTSLQEGDVFFIDEIHRMGKVAEEYLYSAMEDFKVDITIDSGPGARSVRVDLAPFTLVGATTRSGMLSEPLRARFAFSGRLAYYSDQDLKEIVLRSARLLGIEADSSALLEIAKRSRGTPRLANHLLRWVRDFAQMREGNCINGDVAEKALAMLLIDEWGLNEIDIKLLTTIIDYYQGGPVGIKTLSVAVGEDIKTLEDVYEPFLILKGLIKKTPRGRMVTQLAYDHLKRHAKNLPSLGEGQ